One Coccinella septempunctata chromosome 8, icCocSept1.1, whole genome shotgun sequence genomic window carries:
- the LOC123319086 gene encoding protein obstructor-E-like has protein sequence MFASEFFVVLCLLSVGCLAQFKCPARTGFFPDPEQCDLYYVCSRGSYEEKLCPDGLVFDDTNPNKGKCDIPSNVDCGDRDVLQEAKPSKGCPRANGYYRHTDPEACDKFFNCVDGTPIEVSCPPGLIYDDVESTCSWPKESNRKDCGIIKRDSLEDGFSCPEEEALGPDGRLMPHPTYAHPDDCQKFYICRNGVRPQRGACPYGKVYSEDTFKCEDPKNVPGCEDYYAKDEKKPQGRSQ, from the exons TGGGCTGCCTGGCACAGTTCAAATGCCCTGCCAGAACCGGGTTTTTCCCAGATCCCGAACAGTGCGATCTGTACTACGTTTGTTCGAGAGGCAGCTATGAGGAGAAGCTCTGTCCTGACGGTCTAGTTTTCGATGACACCAATCCCAACAAGGGCAAATGTGACATACCTTCGAACGTCGATTGTGGAGACAGAGATGTTTTAC AGGAGGCGAAACCAAGCAAGGGTTGCCCTAGAGCCAATGGGTACTACCGGCACACGGACCCCGAGGCTTGCGATAAGTTTTTCAACTGCGTGGATGGAACACCGATAGAAGTGTCCTGTCCACCTGGGCTCATATACGACGACGTGGAAAGTACTTGCTCGTGGCCCAAAGAGAGCAACAGGAAGGACTGCGGCATCATCAAAAGAG ATTCTTTGGAGGATGGTTTCTCTTGCCCAGAGGAAGAGGCATTGGGTCCAGATGGGAGACTGATGCCCCATCCAACATACGCGCATCCGGACGACTGTCAGAAATTCTACATCTGTAGGAATGGAGTGAGACCACAAAGAGGTGCCTGTCCTTATGGAAAAGTTTACAGTGAAGATACTTTCAAATGCGAAGATCCCAAAAATGTCCCTGGGTG tgaagattatTACGCTAAGGATGAGAAAAAACCACAGGGAAGAAGTCAGTGA